From the genome of Terriglobales bacterium:
TATATCGACCAGCACTTGCTGTTCCTCGTTGAGAGTCGCCATTTTGGACAGCATCTGGACCGAACCTGCGATCGAAGACAAGGGATTGCGGATTTCGTGAGCAATACCGGATGCAAGCCGCCCGATCGCGGCCAGACGTTCTCTTTGACGAATTTCGTTTTCCAGTCTGCGGACTTCGGTGAGATCGGCAAAGGTGTAAACGAAGCCAATCACTACGCCATCGTGCATTGTCAGCGGCGTAATTGTTAAGCCAAAAACCTTCTCGCCTTCGGGTGTGCTGGCGCGTAGCTCGTCCTGAACCGGATAGGAATCCGCGGGCGGAAGTGGATCGAGGAACAACGATGAAACGCTCGTGCCGAGGACATCGGCGTACTTCCGTTTCAGGAAGTTCAATCCAGGTTGGTTGATCAGTGTGATTTTTCCATCCAGGTCGGTCGTGATGAGTCCACCGCGCATGGAATGCAGGATGTTTTCCTGCATTGCCTGGAGATCCTGCAGTTCGTCGTTCTTGACGTGCAGCTCGACTCCAGCCTGACGCAGCTTGGTGCTCAGGCTGCTCGCCAAGTAGGCGATTGCCATGTAAGCAAAGAAGTTGATGCCGACAACAAACTGCACCGATTTCAAATCGGGATTCGAAACTGAGAACGAGGGAATCAGCTGGTAGTAGGTAAGGTCGAGAATTGCTCCGAATGCAATGAATGAAAGCGCCGCGGTAAGGTATGCCCACCATCGCGGCAGCAGAGTACTCGCCACGATGATGACCAGCGGAAAAAGAAAATTGAACGAGGTGTCGATGCCGCCGGTGATGTAAATGAAGACTGCAGTGAGTCCCAGATCGCTGAGCACTTGAATGCGTCCCAGCAGCCTGAACTCTTTTCCAAACGAATCAAATGCAAGGAATAGGATGGCGACGCAATACCAGAGGGAGATCGCAGCGATGAAAGAGCGTTCGGGAATATTGGTGTGAGTGAGCCGAATGACGCCGAGGCCGATCACAAGAAGGAAGGTGATGATGATAATTCGCACCTTCACCAGCCAACTTAGCCAGGATCGTTCGTCAAAAGGACGGGACATTCCATTCACTCTGCCTGTTCCCAAAATGGGAAGGACTGAAAGTTGTCAAGGACGACGAAGGAGCAGCATCACTGCTGCTCCTTCTTTGCACAGCCATGGAGCACATTCAGGTCGTTATCCCGAAAGCTTGGCGATCATCGCAAACAGCGGCATGTACAACGAAATAACGATGCCGCCTACGCAAACGCCGAGGAAGGCGATCATGATCGGCTCCAGCAGCGTAAGCAGGTCTTTCGTCGCTGCATCAACTTCGTCCTCATAAAAGTCGGCGATCTTTTGCAGCATGTTATCCATCGCGCCAGTCGCTTCGCCGACTCCGATCATCTGCGTAACCATGTTGGGGAACACGCCGCACTCCTTCAGTGGGTCAACGATCGTGCGGCCTTCTTCAATGGCTTTGCGGACTTTCATCAAAGCCTCTTCCAAAACGGCATTGCCGGAGGTGCGAGCGGTTATCGAAAGACCTTCCAGGATCGGAACACCGGACGTGATCAGCGTTCCCAATGTTCGCGTAAAACGTGCAACCGCAATCTTTCGCAGGAGGACACCGACAACCGGCATTTTGAGCAGGATGTTGTCGGTCATGTACCTGCCTTTGGCATCTTTTCGGATCTGCTTGATCGCGAATACCGCAGCGACGAGCCCGACGACCGCTACCCACCAGAAGTTCTGCACAAATTGGCTGAGCCCGATGACCATTCGCGTGGGCAGTGGGAGATCGACGCCGAGACCGGCAAATAACTTTTCAAAAATGGGAACGACGAATTTGAGCAGCGCACCAACAACCAGCACAGCAATGCTGATGACTGATACGGGATAAATCAATGCCGATTTGACTGCGGATTTCAACTTCACAGCCTTTTCGACATAGGCGGCAAGGCGCTGAAGAATGAGGTCGAGAATACCGCCAGTTTCGCCGGCCTCCACCATATTGGTCGTGAGGTCGTCAAAAACTTTGGGATACTGGCGCATGGCATTGGCTAATGTCGCACCGCCTTCTACCGTGACTCGAACACCCGTGAGGCATTTCTGAAACGCTGGGTTCTCCTGATTTGCAGCCAGGATCTCAAGACACTGGACGAGCGGCAGGCCGGCATCAATCATGACTGAGAACTGACGAAAGAAGATCGCGATGTCTTTCGTCGGAACCTTGCCCGAGCCGAGCGTTGGCAGGTTGAACTCTTTGCCTTTTTCTTTAATGACGACATTAGCGATGCGTTCCTTGCGCAACGCCGCTTGCAGAAGCTGTTTGTTGACGGCCTCTCGTTCTCCGGCTACTTTTGAGCCGCCGGAGTCGACTCCTGAAAACTTATAAATAGGCATCGTTCTCTCCCCTGCGGCGTGAGCCGCAACTTACTGCGCAGCGTTTATTTCTTTCCCCCTGCGGGCATTGCCTTGGCCGCCGCAGCCTGGCCGCGGTTAATCATCTCCTGCAGCTCGTCCGGCATAGACGAGCGGATCAGCGCAGTTTCCAGCGAGATCTGCTTGCTGAAGTACAGGCTTGCCAGCGACTGGTTGAAGGTTTGCATTCCATACTTGTCCTGTCCAGACTGCATCGCCGAGTAAATCTGATGGATCTTGTCCTCGCGGATCAGATTGCGCACGGCCGCGTTAGGTACGAGGATCTCCATGGCACATGCGCGTCCTTGACCGCCGATTTTCGGAAGCAGGGATTGGCAGAGCACGCCTTCGAGAACCAGAGAGAGCTGGGCGCGGATCTGAGACTGTTGATGCGATGGGAAGACATCGATCACACGGTTAATCGTGGAGGCAGCTGAGTTGGTGTGCAAGGTGCCGAAAGTGAGGTGACCTGTTTCAGCGATACGTAGCGCAGATTCAATGGTTTCCAGGTCACGCATTTCGCCGATCAGCACTACGTCCGGGTCTTCACGAAGTGCCGCGCGGAGAGCGTCGCTGAACGACTTGGTGTCCGAGTGCACCTCGCGTTGGTTCACCAGGCAGTTCTTGTTCTGATGGACGAATTCAATCGGATCCTCAATGGTGATGATGTGATCGTGGCGCTCGGTGTTGATCTTGTCGATCATTGCCGCCAACGTCGTCGATTTTCCCGAGCCCGTAGGACCCGTCACGAGAATCAATCCGCGCGGCTTATCACACAGCTTTGCGACCACCGGCGGGAGGTTCAATTGCTGGAATGATCGAATCTCAAATGGAATTACGCGGAAGACCGCGCCGGTGGCTCCGCGCTGATTAAACAGATTTCCGCGGAAACGAGCCAGTCCTTTCAATCCGAACGAAAAATCGAGCTCAAGATGCTCTTCAAACCGGTGCTTCTGCGCGTCTGTGAGCACGCTGTACGCAAGCTGCTTCGTCTCGGAAGGGGTCAGAAGCGGAAGATCCAGCGGCTGCAAATGGCCGTGCACTCGCACTTGCGGCGGGGAGTTGGTGGAGATGTGCAGGTCGCTCCCGCCCAGCTCCAGCATCTTTTTCAGCAAATCACTTAATGTAACGTTCATTGTTCCTCGATTCGGTTGCAATCATCCATGCGCGATCAAATCTCTCAAGCTTGGGAAGGGCAATTAGTGCACCGTCTCACGCGCGACCTCTTCGAGCGTGGTCACACCATCCATGACTTTTCTCAATCCGCTGCGGCGAAGCGTGATCATTCCTCGCTCAATCGCCTTTTTCTTGAGTTCGACTGCTGAAGCTCCCACGAGAATCAGCTCGCGAATTTCATCGTCAATTTCCATCACTTCGTATAAACCGCAGCGGCCCTTATAGCCAGTGTTGTTGCACGTGCCGCAGCCTTTTCCCTTGGACACTTTTACCGTTTTGGATTCTTCAGGAGTAAAGCCGGCGTCGAGCAGGGCTTGGGGATTCATTTCCACATGCTCGGTGCAGTTGGAACAGATTCGTCGTATTAGTCGCTGCGCGACGATCAGGTGAACCGCAGTCGCGACCAGGAAGGGCTCGATTCCCATGTTCATCAACCGGCTAATGGTTTCCGGGGCGCCGTTGGTGTGCAGCGTGGAAAGGACGAGGTGTCCGGTGAGAGCGGCCTTAATCGCAATTTCCGCAGTCTCGAAGTCACGAATCTCGCCGACCAGAATGGTGTTGGGATCTTGGCGCAGGAAGGCGCGCAGCGCCGCTGCGAAGTTCAGACCGATCGCCTCTTTCATCTGCACCTGGTTGACGCCGGCGAGCTGGAACTCGACTGGATCTTCTGCGGTCATGATGTTCGTATCGGGCTTGTTCAGCAGCGAGATCGCTGAGTACAACGTGTTCGTTTTACCTGAACCGGTAGGGCCAGTGACGAGCACCATACCGTAGGGCTTCAGCACTGCGCGCTGAAATTTCTCCAGCGACTCCGGCTCGAATCCCAGTTTGGTCATGTCGAGACGAAGGTTTTCTTTGTCGAGTAGTCGCAGAACGATCTTCTCGCCCCACAGAGTCGGTAGGCAATTCACGCGGTAGTCAAGCTGCTTCTTGCGACCGTTGAGCTGCATCTTCAGCATGATGCGTCCGTCCTGCGGCAGACGCTTTTCGCTGATGTCCAGCTTCGACATGATCTTGATACGCGATGTGATCGCATCCTTCAGCTTCAGCGGAGGCTGCATGATGTTCTGCAGCACACCGTCGATGCGGAAGCGGACGCGGTACTCCTTCTCGTACGGCTCGATATGAATGTCGCTGGCGCCGCGCTTTACTGCGTCGGTCAGGATCAGGTTCACCAGCTTGACGATCGGAGCTTCTTCCGCGCTCTTCTCGAGATCCGACGCATTCAGCTCTTCGGCGTCGGCCTGCAGTTCGACGTCGGCTTCTTCGCCCATAGAAGCCATGATGTCGTCGAGATTTTCCGACGGATCCGGCTCAGCGTAGGCTCGCTCAATGCGATCCATGATCGCGCTCTCCGACGCGACTACCGGCTCGATGTTGAAGCCGGTCATGAACTTGATATCGTCCATGGCAAACACGTTCGTAGGATCGACCATGGCGATCGTCAGCGAAGCGCCAACGCGGCTGAGCGGAAGAATCTGATGCTTGCGCGCGGTTTCCTGCGGAATGAGTTTGACTACGTTGGGATCGATTTCGAAGAACTGAAGGTTGATTGCAGGAACGCCATATTGGCGGCTAAGAAAATTGGTGACTTCCTCGTCAGTGAGAAAACCAAGCGATACCAAGACCGAACCAAGCCGTCCTCCGCCCTGCTTCTGCTTCTTCAGCGCCTGGGAGAGCTGGTCCTGCGTGATAATCTTTTCGCGAACTAAAAGATCACCGAGCCTTTGCGACATACCTGAGTGTTCCAATCGCCGGAATCATCCGGCCGTAACTCTTGCTGATTCACTTGACCCAAAACAGTGGGTAAATTCGGCAGATCACAGAATTCCGCCGCGCGGCAGACGAACTTCGCTTCTAGACACGTTCAGCAAATGCAGAATGTTCGAGGTGACATTTATTGTCAATCCAGAAACACTGGAGAGGAGTGGAGGAAAACTACTTAGTTACCAAGGACATGCACGTTCGTGCCGTGGTAACGCGCGGAAGTAACAAGTCCCGGAATGGGAATAAAGCAGCTCCACTATATTTACAGACGGGGACGAGTTCGGATTTAGAAGTATCTCCGCAACCTCTTACTTCTTGCTTACCGCCGCTTCTGCAGGCTTCAGACTATTCACAGCGTTCTGCAGATCCTCGACAGCTTTCGAGTCGAGCACATATAAGGTTAGGTCATTTTCGCGCTTAGCGACATAGCGATCGCCCGATTTGGCAATCTGCACCTTCTCCGATCGCTTGCCGTTGTTGGAGATGACATCAGCTTCCAGAATGGGATTTCCAAATCCGGAATCGGCAAACTTGATTGCCTGGAGATCGCGGAGTTTGTCGAGGACGGATTCGGCGGTGGAGAGATCGAGCTTCTTGCCATCGCCTGACCACCAATCCTCGCCACCTTTCGTGAGGAAGTAGGGTTTTGAGTCTTTGCGAATTGCGATCTTATCCGGGTCAGTGTAGCCGAAGTCGAAGAGCTTCTTGTTGCGGAAGTCGTCGAGCCTCTTGTTGAGGCCCTCACCTACATCGGTTGACACCTTGTACACGCCAGCTACGAGGCTCGATTTCGCGTAGTAGTCGTCCTTGTTCTTGCGGACCTGAAGCTGTTGATCTCCCGAATCGGTCGTAAGCGTCGCAGTTGCGACCGGCTTGCCCGATGCAAACGCCGAAGCAGCTTTCTTTTGGTCGTCGGACGTGAGGTCCATTTTTGCATCGCTCAGCTTGCGGACGAGTTCATCGACGGCAAAGCTGTCGGCGCGTAGTGGCTTTGGTTTGAGAATCTGCCACTGATCCTTGTTGCGCCCGAACTCGAGTTGCTGGCCATTGGCGTTCAGATTAACTCGGCTGACCTTGTCGGGTTCCGCCGTCAGCAGACGCTTGTCCCGCAGGTCGTTGACGCTTTTATCGATGTTGCTCTTGGTATAGCTCGCGATGGTGAAGACGCGCGGGTCGTTTTCGAGCTTGGCATACGAGCCGCTTCCAGTCGGAGTGTCATCCCCGATCAGCAGCTTATGCGTATTGTCCTTTGCGCTCACATCGACTTCAAGCGCAGGCGACGTGAGTCCGAACTGGCTAACGTTGTCGGCGTTATTTTCGACGAGTCGATCTGAGCTCAGCGATGACAGGCTGGAAATCATGCCCGAAACGGCAGAGTCGTCGGCGCGCAGTTTGTCGGGTGACGTGATCTGCCATGTGCCATCCTGCTTCTGTACAACGAGGTCGGCTCCGTCTTTTTTTTTCAGCTCAACGCGGTTCACGTCCGAATCGTTGAGCGAAAGGATCTTCGGCGGAGTATCGACCGCCGCCTGCACGGTGTCGGCCGGCTTGTGATGGTTCGACCAGTACAGCACGCCGCCGAGGGCGGCGAGCACTGCTGCTGCAAAGAGTAGTCCGGGGTTCTTCATAAGCGCGAATTCAAATCCGCCTGGTTTCGACGTTAACAGTCACCATCAG
Proteins encoded in this window:
- a CDS encoding type II secretion system F family protein — its product is MPIYKFSGVDSGGSKVAGEREAVNKQLLQAALRKERIANVVIKEKGKEFNLPTLGSGKVPTKDIAIFFRQFSVMIDAGLPLVQCLEILAANQENPAFQKCLTGVRVTVEGGATLANAMRQYPKVFDDLTTNMVEAGETGGILDLILQRLAAYVEKAVKLKSAVKSALIYPVSVISIAVLVVGALLKFVVPIFEKLFAGLGVDLPLPTRMVIGLSQFVQNFWWVAVVGLVAAVFAIKQIRKDAKGRYMTDNILLKMPVVGVLLRKIAVARFTRTLGTLITSGVPILEGLSITARTSGNAVLEEALMKVRKAIEEGRTIVDPLKECGVFPNMVTQMIGVGEATGAMDNMLQKIADFYEDEVDAATKDLLTLLEPIMIAFLGVCVGGIVISLYMPLFAMIAKLSG
- a CDS encoding type IV pilus twitching motility protein PilT; this translates as MNVTLSDLLKKMLELGGSDLHISTNSPPQVRVHGHLQPLDLPLLTPSETKQLAYSVLTDAQKHRFEEHLELDFSFGLKGLARFRGNLFNQRGATGAVFRVIPFEIRSFQQLNLPPVVAKLCDKPRGLILVTGPTGSGKSTTLAAMIDKINTERHDHIITIEDPIEFVHQNKNCLVNQREVHSDTKSFSDALRAALREDPDVVLIGEMRDLETIESALRIAETGHLTFGTLHTNSAASTINRVIDVFPSHQQSQIRAQLSLVLEGVLCQSLLPKIGGQGRACAMEILVPNAAVRNLIREDKIHQIYSAMQSGQDKYGMQTFNQSLASLYFSKQISLETALIRSSMPDELQEMINRGQAAAAKAMPAGGKK
- a CDS encoding ATP-binding protein; amino-acid sequence: MSRPFDERSWLSWLVKVRIIIITFLLVIGLGVIRLTHTNIPERSFIAAISLWYCVAILFLAFDSFGKEFRLLGRIQVLSDLGLTAVFIYITGGIDTSFNFLFPLVIIVASTLLPRWWAYLTAALSFIAFGAILDLTYYQLIPSFSVSNPDLKSVQFVVGINFFAYMAIAYLASSLSTKLRQAGVELHVKNDELQDLQAMQENILHSMRGGLITTDLDGKITLINQPGLNFLKRKYADVLGTSVSSLFLDPLPPADSYPVQDELRASTPEGEKVFGLTITPLTMHDGVVIGFVYTFADLTEVRRLENEIRQRERLAAIGRLASGIAHEIRNPLSSIAGSVQMLSKMATLNEEQQVLVDIVRRESERLNSIISDFLMYSREKSYKLVQHDLLLLIEETLRLIENRPARGTAAYRVVRSFESREALALVDSDRLKQVFWNLCDNAFRAMPEGGTLKVTLRARGSNWVLSFKDSGVGIRPEQAEKIFEPFQSSFEGGTGLGLALVYQIVQAHKGRVYALPGAKEGAEIVVELPQAQAAPRAMSIAEKRVLAAVAAAERVHG
- a CDS encoding DUF4340 domain-containing protein, translating into MKNPGLLFAAAVLAALGGVLYWSNHHKPADTVQAAVDTPPKILSLNDSDVNRVELKKKDGADLVVQKQDGTWQITSPDKLRADDSAVSGMISSLSSLSSDRLVENNADNVSQFGLTSPALEVDVSAKDNTHKLLIGDDTPTGSGSYAKLENDPRVFTIASYTKSNIDKSVNDLRDKRLLTAEPDKVSRVNLNANGQQLEFGRNKDQWQILKPKPLRADSFAVDELVRKLSDAKMDLTSDDQKKAASAFASGKPVATATLTTDSGDQQLQVRKNKDDYYAKSSLVAGVYKVSTDVGEGLNKRLDDFRNKKLFDFGYTDPDKIAIRKDSKPYFLTKGGEDWWSGDGKKLDLSTAESVLDKLRDLQAIKFADSGFGNPILEADVISNNGKRSEKVQIAKSGDRYVAKRENDLTLYVLDSKAVEDLQNAVNSLKPAEAAVSKK
- the pilB gene encoding type IV-A pilus assembly ATPase PilB; this translates as MSQRLGDLLVREKIITQDQLSQALKKQKQGGGRLGSVLVSLGFLTDEEVTNFLSRQYGVPAINLQFFEIDPNVVKLIPQETARKHQILPLSRVGASLTIAMVDPTNVFAMDDIKFMTGFNIEPVVASESAIMDRIERAYAEPDPSENLDDIMASMGEEADVELQADAEELNASDLEKSAEEAPIVKLVNLILTDAVKRGASDIHIEPYEKEYRVRFRIDGVLQNIMQPPLKLKDAITSRIKIMSKLDISEKRLPQDGRIMLKMQLNGRKKQLDYRVNCLPTLWGEKIVLRLLDKENLRLDMTKLGFEPESLEKFQRAVLKPYGMVLVTGPTGSGKTNTLYSAISLLNKPDTNIMTAEDPVEFQLAGVNQVQMKEAIGLNFAAALRAFLRQDPNTILVGEIRDFETAEIAIKAALTGHLVLSTLHTNGAPETISRLMNMGIEPFLVATAVHLIVAQRLIRRICSNCTEHVEMNPQALLDAGFTPEESKTVKVSKGKGCGTCNNTGYKGRCGLYEVMEIDDEIRELILVGASAVELKKKAIERGMITLRRSGLRKVMDGVTTLEEVARETVH